One Tumebacillus sp. BK434 genomic window carries:
- a CDS encoding non-ribosomal peptide synthetase produces the protein MSNSELMQRVLARRERLSPEKRILLEQRMNGIFAEDVLGSAPVIPRRKGMGAAKLSFAQQRLWFLERLEPGSAAYHIPTLVRLTGPLDVQKLTGCLQEIVRRHEALRTTFGEVDGEPVQVIAEETKLELMNLEAGQLQLEARRPFDLARGPLVRAALARAGEEEYLLLLTLHHIVADGWSLGVLIKELAALYSGESLPALPVQYADFAEWQRGQLQAEALAGGLRYWKEQLGGELPLLQLPTDRPRPPVQTTLGGTVCFALSAELTAGLKALGHAGGATLNMVLLALFKTLLFRYTGQEDLRVGTPVAGRRLQEVEGLIGFFVNTLVMRTTVSKDMSFRELLARVRQASLEGDQHQDVPFEKLVEELQPERNLSAPPLFQVMFVHQIAPEAPPALQGVTVTREAAETGTAQFDLTLYALEEASALKLTLEYNADLFDRATAERMAGHLQVLAASLFSLPDAPLSRLTLLPEAERNQLLGAWNATGADVEALCLQEWLERQVERTPEAVAVQYGDERLTYDELNRRANRAAHLLRAKGVGPDVPVGLCLDRSAEMIVALLAVLKAGGAYVALDPGYPERRLAFLLEDTQVLVVLTQAHLQAVLPTHRAEVVLIEDAACAAGSEANPVSDVTPDHLLYVLYTSGSTGVPKGVAMPHRAVSNLLSWQRQTFARQGALKTLQYTALHFDVACQEIFSTLASGGTLVVPSEAVRSEPRQLLELVAQEGVERVFLPFIALQQLAESARGLKLRLREIITAGEQLQMTPQIVRFLDSMPGCVLHNQYGPSETHVVTAYTLQESEQTALPPIGRPIANVQAYVLDEALQPVPIGVQGELYIGGAALARGYWRRADLTAERFVAHPFTAGERLYRTGDLARWLAGGHLEYLGRTDQQVKIRGYRIEPGEVEARLCEHPAVKEAAVAAREDRPGHKRLVAYVVGAAQPAELLRDLQGKLPAYMLPSAIVTLDRLPLTASGKIDRRALPAPEPESSETAHVEPRTPAETALAAIWQEVLGVERVGAHDHFFALGGHSLLATQVTSRIAAQWEVDLPLKKLFEAPTLEAFARCVEQAQESRTPPVVPVARDGALPLSFAQERVLFFEQLEPGTPIYHIAGALRMQGELNVEQLTLAFRSVIQRHESLRTVFPQEEGVTKAAVLPNLTFDVPIEDVRHLADEQILQLAAQEVRQAFDLANGPLLRVRLYRKHAHDHLLALTLHHIIADGWSLGVLMEEISALYGSAEPKLLPVQYADYAAWQKAHGHGQEQTSFWKEQLHGPLPILQLPTDRPRPAVQTYRGETLRCQVADAVTAQLHGLCQREGVTLFMALLAAFQTLLHRYTGQDDILVGTPVAGRSRQETEGLIGFFVNTLVLRTDLSGVPTFAELLARVRDTAVAAYAHQDLPFEKLVEELQPERNRSVSPLFQVMFALQKAPFERLSFPGLTLTPVDVDAGTAKFDLTLFVAEDAGRLSAALEYNADLFDRETVERMAAHWQLLLQELVQEPQRSVSRVPLLTAEEQAALDAWNETEAEEETKLCAHQLIERQAARTPDAVAVVCQEASLTYRELDRKANALAHRLYELGVGPDVRVGLYLERSLELTVAVLAVWKAGGAYVPIDPAYPPERTAFMLEDAQVPVLLTQEKLSARLPAVPATVLCIDGAAEECATPPESRVTAAELAYVIYTSGSTGRPKGVMIEHRGLVNYLTWAVRAYAVEAGSGAPVHSSLAFDLTVTSLLTPLICGGRVVLVPETDDLTALGDVLTAEGNFGVVKITPAHLQLLGDHLRPDQLAGRTKTLVIGGEALPAELLAAWREHAPDTLLVNEYGPTETVVGCSVYTVTADTPVTGIVPIGKPIANTQLYILDGHLQRVAFGVTGELYIGGAGVARGYLNRPELTAERFLTNPFGPGRLYKTGDLARLRPDGQLEFLGRTDEQVKVRGFRIELGEIESALLEHPTVREAVVIARDGQLIAYIVGETADLRSFLKHRLPDYMLPSTMLQLDHLPLTVNGKVDKTALPAPEHSASRPAYTAPRTALEERLAAIWAQLLQVEPVGIDDNFFELGGHSLLASQLVSRLRSAFRVEVQLRHLFEVATVAELALLIERLQAAAAPSPEEPKMARYSRDSYRRKPVKEDGSK, from the coding sequence ATGAGCAATTCGGAGTTGATGCAGCGCGTGCTGGCGCGCCGCGAAAGGTTGTCGCCGGAGAAGCGGATCTTGCTGGAACAGCGCATGAACGGGATTTTTGCAGAGGATGTGCTTGGGTCTGCGCCGGTCATTCCGCGCCGAAAGGGGATGGGCGCGGCCAAGCTGTCGTTTGCCCAGCAGCGCCTGTGGTTTCTGGAGCGGCTGGAGCCGGGAAGCGCCGCGTATCACATCCCTACGCTGGTGCGGTTGACCGGGCCGTTGGATGTGCAAAAGCTGACCGGGTGCCTGCAGGAGATCGTGCGCCGCCATGAAGCGCTGCGCACGACGTTTGGGGAAGTGGACGGCGAACCGGTGCAGGTGATCGCAGAAGAGACGAAGCTGGAACTGATGAATCTTGAAGCGGGGCAATTGCAGCTGGAGGCGCGGAGGCCGTTTGATCTGGCTCGCGGTCCGCTGGTGCGCGCAGCGTTGGCGCGCGCGGGGGAGGAGGAGTATCTGCTCTTGCTGACGCTGCACCACATCGTCGCCGACGGCTGGTCGCTTGGCGTGCTGATCAAGGAACTGGCCGCCCTCTACAGCGGCGAGAGTCTGCCCGCCCTCCCGGTGCAGTATGCCGATTTTGCCGAATGGCAGCGCGGTCAGTTGCAGGCGGAGGCGCTGGCAGGCGGGCTGCGGTACTGGAAGGAGCAGTTGGGCGGCGAGCTGCCGCTGCTCCAGCTTCCGACCGACCGACCGCGCCCGCCAGTGCAGACGACGCTCGGCGGTACGGTGTGCTTTGCACTGTCGGCAGAGCTTACCGCCGGGCTGAAGGCGCTGGGCCATGCGGGCGGAGCGACGCTGAACATGGTGCTGCTGGCGCTGTTCAAGACCTTGCTGTTCCGCTATACAGGGCAGGAAGATCTCCGCGTCGGCACGCCTGTTGCCGGGCGCAGACTGCAGGAAGTGGAAGGGCTGATCGGCTTTTTCGTCAACACCTTGGTCATGCGGACGACCGTTTCCAAGGACATGTCCTTCCGCGAACTGCTGGCGCGAGTGCGGCAGGCCAGCCTCGAAGGCGATCAGCATCAGGACGTGCCGTTTGAAAAATTGGTCGAGGAGCTGCAGCCGGAACGCAATCTCAGCGCGCCGCCGCTGTTCCAAGTGATGTTCGTTCACCAGATCGCCCCGGAAGCGCCGCCCGCATTGCAAGGCGTAACGGTGACGCGGGAAGCGGCGGAGACGGGGACGGCGCAGTTCGACCTGACGCTGTACGCGCTGGAAGAGGCGTCGGCGCTGAAGTTGACGCTGGAATACAACGCGGATCTGTTCGACCGCGCGACGGCCGAGCGGATGGCCGGGCATCTGCAAGTGCTCGCCGCAAGCCTGTTCTCCCTGCCGGATGCGCCGCTGAGCCGATTGACGCTGCTCCCGGAAGCGGAGCGAAACCAGTTGCTCGGGGCGTGGAACGCGACCGGGGCTGATGTTGAAGCGCTGTGTTTGCAGGAGTGGTTGGAACGGCAGGTGGAGCGGACGCCGGAAGCGGTGGCGGTGCAATACGGCGATGAGCGCCTGACGTACGATGAGCTGAACCGCCGGGCGAATCGGGCGGCGCACTTGTTGCGGGCCAAAGGGGTCGGACCGGACGTGCCGGTCGGGCTGTGCCTGGACCGGTCGGCCGAGATGATCGTCGCGCTGCTCGCCGTGCTGAAAGCGGGCGGCGCTTATGTGGCGCTCGATCCGGGGTACCCGGAGCGCCGGCTGGCCTTCCTGCTGGAAGACACGCAGGTGCTGGTGGTGCTGACCCAGGCGCATCTGCAAGCGGTGCTCCCGACCCACAGGGCTGAGGTCGTGCTGATCGAAGATGCCGCGTGCGCCGCAGGGAGCGAGGCCAACCCGGTGAGCGACGTGACGCCTGATCATCTCTTGTACGTGCTGTACACGTCCGGATCGACGGGCGTGCCCAAAGGCGTGGCGATGCCGCACCGGGCGGTCAGCAACTTGCTGTCCTGGCAGCGCCAAACGTTTGCCCGGCAAGGTGCGCTCAAGACGCTGCAGTATACCGCCCTGCATTTTGATGTGGCCTGTCAGGAGATCTTCTCCACGCTCGCCTCGGGCGGGACGCTGGTCGTGCCGTCGGAAGCAGTGCGGAGCGAGCCCCGGCAACTGTTGGAACTGGTGGCGCAGGAAGGCGTCGAGCGGGTGTTCCTGCCGTTTATCGCCTTGCAGCAGCTGGCAGAATCGGCCCGCGGGCTGAAGCTCCGGCTGCGCGAGATCATCACGGCGGGGGAGCAACTGCAGATGACGCCGCAGATCGTGCGTTTTCTGGACAGCATGCCGGGCTGCGTGCTGCACAATCAGTACGGCCCTTCGGAGACGCATGTCGTCACCGCCTACACCTTGCAGGAAAGCGAGCAGACCGCGCTGCCTCCGATCGGCCGGCCGATCGCCAACGTGCAGGCCTACGTGCTGGACGAAGCACTGCAGCCTGTGCCGATCGGCGTTCAAGGCGAGCTGTACATCGGCGGGGCTGCGTTGGCGCGCGGCTACTGGCGCCGAGCAGACCTGACCGCAGAGCGGTTCGTGGCACATCCGTTCACAGCAGGCGAACGTCTCTACCGCACAGGCGATCTGGCGCGCTGGCTCGCCGGCGGCCACTTGGAGTATCTCGGCCGCACCGATCAGCAGGTGAAGATCCGCGGGTATCGGATCGAGCCGGGTGAAGTGGAAGCGCGGCTCTGCGAGCACCCCGCCGTCAAGGAAGCGGCGGTCGCGGCGCGCGAGGACAGACCGGGGCACAAGCGACTGGTGGCATATGTGGTCGGCGCTGCCCAGCCTGCTGAGCTGCTGCGCGACCTGCAAGGCAAGCTTCCTGCCTATATGCTGCCCAGCGCCATCGTAACGCTCGACCGGCTGCCGCTGACCGCCAGCGGCAAGATCGACCGCCGCGCCTTGCCTGCGCCGGAGCCGGAGAGCAGCGAAACGGCGCATGTCGAGCCGCGCACGCCTGCCGAAACCGCCCTTGCTGCGATCTGGCAGGAAGTATTGGGTGTGGAACGAGTCGGCGCGCACGACCACTTTTTCGCCCTCGGCGGTCATTCGCTGCTGGCGACGCAAGTGACGTCGCGGATCGCTGCGCAGTGGGAGGTAGACCTGCCGCTGAAAAAGCTGTTCGAAGCTCCAACCCTCGAAGCGTTTGCCCGCTGCGTCGAACAGGCGCAGGAATCGCGCACGCCGCCGGTGGTGCCGGTCGCACGCGACGGTGCTTTGCCCCTCTCGTTCGCCCAAGAGCGGGTGCTCTTTTTTGAACAGCTGGAGCCGGGGACGCCGATCTACCACATCGCAGGCGCGCTGCGGATGCAAGGCGAACTGAACGTGGAACAATTGACGCTTGCCTTCCGCAGCGTCATCCAGCGTCATGAATCGCTGCGCACCGTCTTTCCGCAAGAGGAAGGCGTGACAAAAGCGGCTGTGCTGCCGAACCTCACCTTCGACGTGCCGATCGAAGACGTCCGGCACCTTGCTGATGAGCAGATCCTGCAGCTCGCCGCACAGGAAGTGCGCCAAGCGTTCGATCTCGCGAACGGGCCGCTGCTGCGGGTCCGCCTCTATCGCAAACATGCACACGATCACCTGCTGGCGCTGACTTTGCACCACATCATCGCCGACGGCTGGTCGCTCGGCGTGCTGATGGAAGAGATCTCGGCGCTCTACGGAAGCGCGGAGCCAAAGCTGCTGCCTGTGCAGTACGCCGACTATGCCGCTTGGCAAAAAGCGCACGGGCACGGACAGGAGCAGACGTCGTTTTGGAAAGAGCAGCTGCACGGCCCGCTGCCGATCCTGCAGCTGCCGACCGACCGCCCGCGCCCGGCGGTGCAGACCTATCGCGGCGAAACGCTGCGGTGTCAGGTCGCCGATGCGGTCACCGCTCAGTTGCACGGGCTCTGCCAGCGCGAAGGCGTGACCCTGTTCATGGCCTTGCTCGCCGCCTTCCAGACTCTGCTCCACCGCTATACGGGGCAGGACGACATCCTCGTCGGTACCCCGGTCGCAGGCCGCAGCCGCCAAGAGACCGAAGGGCTGATCGGCTTTTTCGTCAACACGCTCGTCCTGCGCACCGATCTGTCCGGCGTGCCAACGTTTGCCGAATTGCTCGCCCGCGTGCGCGACACGGCAGTCGCGGCCTACGCGCATCAAGACCTGCCGTTTGAGAAGCTGGTCGAAGAGCTGCAACCGGAGCGCAACCGCAGCGTCTCACCGCTGTTCCAAGTGATGTTCGCGTTACAAAAGGCACCTTTTGAACGCCTGTCCTTCCCTGGACTTACGCTGACCCCGGTCGACGTGGACGCGGGGACGGCGAAGTTTGACCTGACCTTGTTTGTGGCGGAGGATGCGGGACGATTGAGCGCAGCGCTGGAGTACAACGCCGACCTGTTCGACCGCGAGACGGTGGAGCGGATGGCCGCGCATTGGCAGCTGTTGCTGCAGGAGTTGGTGCAGGAGCCGCAGCGTTCCGTCTCGCGGGTGCCGCTGTTGACAGCAGAGGAGCAGGCGGCGCTGGATGCCTGGAACGAGACCGAAGCGGAGGAGGAGACAAAGCTCTGTGCGCATCAATTGATCGAGCGGCAGGCGGCCCGCACGCCTGACGCGGTCGCAGTGGTCTGCCAAGAAGCGAGCCTGACCTACCGCGAGCTCGACCGCAAAGCCAATGCGCTCGCGCACCGCTTGTACGAGCTAGGCGTCGGCCCGGATGTGCGGGTCGGGCTGTACTTGGAGCGCTCGCTGGAGCTTACGGTCGCCGTGCTCGCCGTCTGGAAAGCGGGCGGGGCGTACGTACCGATCGACCCGGCCTATCCGCCGGAGCGGACGGCGTTTATGCTGGAGGATGCGCAAGTGCCCGTTTTGCTCACCCAAGAGAAGCTGAGTGCGCGTTTGCCCGCCGTACCGGCAACCGTGCTGTGCATCGACGGCGCAGCAGAGGAGTGCGCAACGCCGCCGGAGAGCAGGGTGACCGCTGCCGAACTCGCCTATGTGATCTACACGTCAGGTTCGACAGGTCGCCCCAAAGGTGTGATGATCGAACATCGCGGCCTCGTCAACTATCTGACCTGGGCGGTGCGCGCCTACGCGGTCGAGGCAGGAAGCGGCGCGCCTGTGCACTCCTCGCTGGCGTTCGACTTGACCGTGACTTCGTTGCTCACGCCGCTGATCTGCGGCGGACGCGTGGTGCTGGTGCCGGAGACGGACGATCTGACGGCGCTTGGCGATGTGCTGACAGCCGAGGGCAACTTCGGCGTGGTCAAGATCACCCCGGCGCATCTGCAGCTGCTCGGCGATCATCTGCGCCCCGACCAACTCGCCGGACGCACGAAAACACTCGTCATCGGCGGCGAAGCGCTGCCGGCCGAGCTGCTCGCCGCCTGGCGCGAACACGCCCCGGATACGCTGCTGGTCAACGAGTACGGCCCGACGGAGACGGTCGTCGGCTGCAGTGTCTACACCGTCACGGCCGACACGCCCGTCACGGGCATCGTGCCGATCGGCAAGCCGATCGCCAATACGCAGCTTTACATCCTCGACGGGCATCTGCAACGGGTGGCGTTTGGCGTGACCGGCGAGCTGTACATCGGCGGCGCCGGCGTGGCGCGCGGCTACCTCAACCGCCCGGAGCTGACGGCGGAACGCTTCCTGACGAATCCGTTCGGGCCGGGCCGTCTTTATAAAACAGGCGACCTTGCACGCCTGCGTCCAGACGGCCAGCTGGAATTCCTCGGCCGCACCGATGAGCAGGTCAAAGTGCGCGGCTTCCGCATCGAGCTTGGCGAGATCGAAAGCGCGCTCCTCGAGCATCCGACGGTGCGGGAAGCGGTCGTGATCGCCCGCGACGGTCAGCTGATCGCCTACATCGTCGGTGAAACCGCAGACCTGCGCAGTTTCCTCAAACACAGACTGCCCGACTACATGCTGCCGTCGACGATGCTCCAGCTCGATCATCTGCCGCTGACCGTCAACGGCAAAGTCGACAAAACGGCTTTGCCCGCACCTGAGCACAGCGCGTCGCGTCCGGCGTACACCGCCCCGCGCACGGCGCTTGAGGAACGGCTGGCCGCGATCTGGGCCCAGCTGCTGCAGGTGGAGCCGGTCGGCATCGATGACAACTTTTTCGAACTCGGCGGACATTCACTGCTCGCCTCGCAACTGGTGTCGCGCCTGCGCAGCGCCTTCCGCGTCGAGGTGCAGCTGCGCCACCTGTTCGAAGTGGCGACCGTCGCTGAGCTCGCCCTGCTGATCGAACGATTGCAGGCCGCCGCCGCGCCGAGTCCAGAGGAGCCGAAGATGGCCCGCTATTCCCGTGATTCATACCGCAGAAAGCCAGTGAAGGAGGACGGTTCGAAATGA